The following proteins come from a genomic window of Methanocalculus alkaliphilus:
- a CDS encoding DOMON domain-containing protein has protein sequence MRLISVFSTGIVLLLLVFAAGCAGDPATPPAPVNDAPVTEEWVPDGIIGPGEYQYSMSLSDSMEIHWSTTDETIRMAISGRADGWVGIGLGAPRMMAGVDYIAGYVDSETVVVHDLYSQSPRCPIQMDTEIGGSNDILRYGGRQVDGVTTIEFERLFVTGDEFDYPIRQGEEVAIIWALSDSNSMTTPHRERGSSAVVLWR, from the coding sequence ATGCGTCTGATATCAGTATTCTCTACCGGGATCGTCCTTCTGCTCCTGGTGTTTGCAGCCGGGTGTGCCGGCGATCCGGCCACGCCGCCGGCTCCGGTTAATGATGCTCCCGTCACCGAAGAGTGGGTCCCTGACGGAATCATCGGACCCGGTGAGTATCAGTATTCGATGAGCCTCTCCGACAGTATGGAGATCCACTGGTCGACAACAGACGAGACGATCCGGATGGCCATCTCCGGGAGGGCAGACGGCTGGGTTGGTATCGGCCTTGGAGCCCCCCGGATGATGGCGGGTGTCGATTATATCGCCGGGTATGTCGATTCCGAGACGGTCGTCGTCCATGATCTCTACAGCCAGAGTCCACGGTGCCCGATCCAGATGGATACGGAGATCGGCGGGAGCAACGACATCCTCAGGTATGGAGGCCGCCAGGTGGACGGCGTCACCACCATCGAGTTTGAACGGCTCTTTGTGACTGGTGACGAGTTTGATTATCCGATCCGGCAGGGTGAGGAGGTTGCCATCATCTGGGCACTCTCGGACAGCAATTCGATGACCACTCCGCACCGTGAACGCGGCTCATCCGCGGTTGTGTTATGGAGGTAA